One window from the genome of Oryctolagus cuniculus chromosome 1, mOryCun1.1, whole genome shotgun sequence encodes:
- the MS4A15 gene encoding membrane-spanning 4-domains subfamily A member 15 isoform X2: MSQPCTNSKAFTRKCVKSGEAAAGEQRQQEPAAGTAAVTARFCFPGSLSTMSAPPASNGVFVVIPPSNASGLRPPPAIRPPSLCQHPGIMQFEEPPLGVQTPRASQPPDLRPMETFLTGEPKALGTVQILIGLIHLGFGSVLLMVRRGPLAMLFIDAGVPFWGGACFIISGSLSVAAEKNHASCLVRSSLGTNILSATAAFAGTAILLMDFGVTNWDVGRGYLAVLTIFTILEFFIAVIATHFACQATRTQANTPVIFLPNAFSTDFNIPSPAASPPPAYDNVAYTPKESSE; the protein is encoded by the exons ATGTCCCAGCCCTGTACGAACAGCAAGGCTTTCACACGAAAATGTGTGAAGTCGGGAGAAGCGGCTGCCggagagcagaggcagcaggagccagCGGCTGGCACGGCAGCGGTGACAGCCCG CTTTTGTTTCCCAGGCTCTCTGAGCACCATGTCCGCACCTCCCGCCAGCAATGGGGTCTTTGTCGTCATCCCCCCCAGCAACGCCAGCGGCCTGCGCCCGCCTCCAGCCATCCGACCACCCTCcctgtgccagcatcccgggATCATGCAGTTTGAGGAGCCACCACTGGGGGTGCAgactccacgggccagccagccGCCAGACCTCCGGCCCATGGAGACATTCCTTACTGGAGAGCCCAAAGCGTTAGGG ACGGTGCAGATCCTCATCGGCCTCATCCACCTGGGCTTCGGCAGCGTGCTGCTCATGGTCCGCCGCGGCCCGCTCGCGATGCTCTTCATCGACGCCGGCGTCCCCTTCTGGGGAGGAGCCTGC TTCATCATCTCCGGGTCCCTTTCTGTGGCTGCCGAGAAGAACCACGCCAGCTGCCTG gtgaggagcagcctgggcaccAACATTCTCAGCGCCACGGCGGCCTTTGCCGGGACAGCCATTCTGCTCATGGACTTCGGCGTCACTAACTGG GATGTGGGCAGGGGCTACCTGGCCGTGCTCACCATCTTCACCATCCTGGAGTTCTTCATCGCAGTCATTGCCACCCACTTTGCGTGCCAAGCCACCCGCACCCAAGCCAACACG CCGGTTATTTTCCTCCCAAACGCCTTCAGCACGGACTTCAACATCCCCAGCCCAGCCGCCTCTCCGCCCCCTGCCTATGACAACGTGGCGTATACGCCCAAGGAGTCGTCAGAGTAG
- the MS4A15 gene encoding membrane-spanning 4-domains subfamily A member 15 isoform X1 yields the protein MVRRGPLAMLFIDAGVPFWGGACFIISGSLSVAAEKNHASCLVRSSLGTNILSATAAFAGTAILLMDFGVTNWDVGRGYLAVLTIFTILEFFIAVIATHFACQATRTQANTPVIFLPNAFSTDFNIPSPAASPPPAYDNVAYTPKESSE from the exons ATGGTCCGCCGCGGCCCGCTCGCGATGCTCTTCATCGACGCCGGCGTCCCCTTCTGGGGAGGAGCCTGC TTCATCATCTCCGGGTCCCTTTCTGTGGCTGCCGAGAAGAACCACGCCAGCTGCCTG gtgaggagcagcctgggcaccAACATTCTCAGCGCCACGGCGGCCTTTGCCGGGACAGCCATTCTGCTCATGGACTTCGGCGTCACTAACTGG GATGTGGGCAGGGGCTACCTGGCCGTGCTCACCATCTTCACCATCCTGGAGTTCTTCATCGCAGTCATTGCCACCCACTTTGCGTGCCAAGCCACCCGCACCCAAGCCAACACG CCGGTTATTTTCCTCCCAAACGCCTTCAGCACGGACTTCAACATCCCCAGCCCAGCCGCCTCTCCGCCCCCTGCCTATGACAACGTGGCGTATACGCCCAAGGAGTCGTCAGAGTAG